From the Lysobacterales bacterium genome, one window contains:
- the rpsO gene encoding 30S ribosomal protein S15 has product MSLTAEQSAKIIAEHGRKPNDTGSPEVQIALLSAQIDVLAPHFQAHAKDHHSRRGLITMVNSRRRLLAYLKKSDSARYKALIEKLGLRR; this is encoded by the coding sequence ATGTCCCTGACTGCCGAACAATCCGCCAAGATCATCGCCGAACACGGCCGCAAGCCGAATGACACCGGTTCGCCGGAAGTCCAGATCGCGCTGCTGTCTGCCCAGATCGATGTGCTCGCGCCGCACTTCCAGGCGCACGCGAAGGATCATCATTCGCGCCGTGGTCTCATCACCATGGTCAACTCGCGCCGCCGCCTGCTGGCTTATCTGAAGAAGAGCGACAGCGCGCGTTACAAGGCGCTGATCGAGAAACTCGGCCTGCGTCGCTAA
- the infB gene encoding translation initiation factor IF-2 codes for MSDVTVNQLAQVLGMSADRLLAQLSEAGMKFDRADQVVSSTEKVKLLGFLRRTHGKKEESIEAAAPKQITLKRKQVGELTVSSGAAKGKTVNIEVRQKRTYVKRSEVEEQVVAPEVDAEREHALKLLAESKARNDAEQKRLSEMDAVRRAEFEAQRHEQDERRRAEEAVADAAKRAEVEAARLREEEEARAGKKHHHEAPKKAEDKAPAPVRKEAPKGSEPPHRHKGAKGSHRMVVTDVVDDDNSGASRFAAGELHLPGDHSRRPRKKPRMSKPDFRSNDRGGGGVSGGFSRPTAPMVREVAIGDTIVVADLATKMALKGADVVKALFKMGVMATINQSIDHDTAVLVVEELGHRASRATENDAESALAAKLDVAQGDRSTRPPVVTIMGHVDHGKTSLLDYIRRTKVAAGEAGGITQHIGAYHVETEKGVVSFLDTPGHAAFTQMRARGAKLTDIVILVVAADDGVMPQTIEAVQHARAAKVPLIVAVNKMDKQDADPERVKQGLIQHEVVPEEWGGDTIFVPVSAKTGMGVDALLDAILVQSEMMELTAVSDGRANGTVIESSLDKGRGPVATVLVQNGTLNKGDFLVCGIHYGRVRAMFDEAGRQVNEAGPSIPVVVLGLSGVPDAGDDFIAVEDERLAKDVAQQREQKRRETRLVKQQATKMEDVWSSVTQGDVPTLNLVVKADVQGSTEALRDSLTRLSTDSIKINVIASGVGGITESDATLAAASKAVIIGFNVRADGTARKIVQENGLDLRYFSIIYDVIDQVKQVATGMLGMEVREEIIGVAQVRDVFRSSKFGQVAGCMVIEGQVKRNKPIRVLRENVVVFQGELESLRRFKELVDEVRNGMECGIGVKQYNDIKVGDQIECFERTEVARTL; via the coding sequence ATGTCCGACGTCACCGTAAATCAGCTCGCGCAAGTCCTCGGCATGTCCGCGGACCGGCTGCTTGCGCAGCTTTCCGAAGCGGGAATGAAGTTCGATCGTGCGGATCAGGTTGTCAGCAGCACCGAAAAGGTGAAGCTGCTCGGTTTCCTGCGTCGCACCCACGGCAAGAAGGAAGAGTCCATCGAAGCGGCCGCGCCCAAGCAGATCACGCTGAAGCGCAAGCAGGTCGGCGAGCTCACCGTTTCCAGCGGCGCGGCCAAGGGCAAGACCGTCAACATCGAAGTGCGCCAGAAGCGCACCTATGTGAAGCGCAGCGAAGTCGAAGAGCAGGTGGTGGCGCCGGAAGTCGATGCCGAGCGCGAACATGCCCTGAAGTTGCTGGCGGAATCGAAAGCCCGCAACGACGCCGAGCAGAAGCGCCTGAGCGAAATGGACGCGGTGCGTCGTGCCGAATTCGAGGCCCAGCGCCACGAACAGGATGAGCGTCGTCGCGCCGAGGAAGCGGTGGCCGATGCTGCGAAGCGCGCCGAAGTCGAGGCCGCGCGCTTGCGCGAGGAAGAAGAGGCCCGCGCCGGCAAGAAGCATCATCACGAGGCACCGAAGAAGGCTGAGGACAAGGCGCCTGCGCCGGTCCGCAAGGAAGCCCCCAAGGGCAGCGAGCCGCCGCATCGACACAAGGGCGCCAAGGGCAGCCACCGCATGGTGGTGACCGACGTCGTGGACGACGACAACAGCGGTGCGTCGCGCTTCGCTGCGGGCGAACTCCATCTGCCGGGCGACCATTCACGTCGTCCGCGCAAGAAGCCGCGCATGTCCAAGCCCGATTTCCGCTCGAATGATCGTGGCGGTGGCGGTGTTTCCGGCGGCTTTTCGCGTCCGACCGCACCGATGGTCCGCGAGGTCGCGATCGGCGACACCATCGTGGTCGCAGATCTCGCCACCAAGATGGCGCTGAAGGGCGCGGACGTGGTGAAGGCGCTGTTCAAGATGGGCGTGATGGCGACCATCAATCAGAGCATCGACCACGATACCGCGGTCCTGGTCGTCGAAGAACTGGGCCACAGGGCTTCGCGCGCGACCGAGAATGATGCCGAATCGGCCTTGGCGGCCAAGCTCGATGTCGCCCAGGGCGACCGCAGCACGCGTCCGCCGGTGGTCACGATCATGGGTCATGTCGACCACGGCAAGACCTCGCTGCTCGACTACATCCGCCGCACCAAAGTGGCTGCGGGCGAAGCGGGCGGCATCACCCAGCACATCGGTGCCTACCACGTGGAGACCGAGAAGGGCGTCGTTTCCTTCCTCGACACCCCGGGCCATGCCGCATTCACGCAGATGCGTGCACGTGGCGCCAAGCTCACCGATATCGTCATCCTCGTCGTTGCAGCCGATGACGGCGTGATGCCGCAGACTATCGAGGCCGTGCAGCATGCGCGCGCCGCGAAGGTGCCGCTGATCGTTGCGGTGAACAAGATGGACAAGCAGGACGCTGATCCGGAACGCGTGAAGCAGGGCCTGATCCAGCACGAAGTGGTGCCGGAAGAATGGGGTGGCGACACGATCTTCGTTCCGGTGTCGGCCAAGACCGGCATGGGTGTCGACGCGTTGCTCGACGCGATCCTCGTGCAGTCGGAAATGATGGAGCTGACCGCAGTGTCCGATGGCCGCGCCAATGGCACCGTGATCGAATCCAGCCTCGACAAGGGCCGTGGCCCGGTCGCGACGGTGCTGGTCCAGAACGGCACGCTGAACAAGGGCGACTTCCTCGTCTGCGGCATCCACTATGGCCGCGTGCGTGCGATGTTCGACGAAGCCGGGCGCCAGGTGAATGAAGCCGGCCCGTCGATTCCGGTGGTGGTGCTGGGCCTCTCCGGGGTGCCGGATGCCGGCGACGATTTCATCGCGGTCGAGGACGAACGTCTGGCCAAGGACGTGGCGCAGCAGCGCGAGCAGAAGCGTCGTGAGACCCGCCTCGTGAAGCAGCAGGCGACCAAGATGGAAGATGTCTGGTCGAGCGTCACCCAGGGCGATGTGCCGACGCTGAACCTGGTCGTGAAGGCCGATGTCCAGGGTTCGACCGAAGCCTTGCGCGATTCGCTGACCCGTCTGAGCACCGATTCGATCAAGATCAACGTGATCGCCAGCGGTGTCGGTGGCATCACCGAATCCGATGCGACGCTGGCCGCTGCATCGAAGGCCGTGATCATCGGCTTCAACGTGCGTGCCGATGGCACCGCGCGCAAGATCGTGCAGGAAAATGGCCTGGATCTGCGCTACTTCTCGATCATCTACGACGTGATCGACCAGGTGAAGCAGGTCGCTACCGGCATGCTCGGCATGGAGGTCCGCGAGGAAATCATCGGCGTGGCCCAGGTGCGCGACGTGTTCCGCTCGTCGAAGTTCGGCCAGGTCGCGGGTTGCATGGTCATCGAGGGCCAGGTCAAGCGCAACAAGCCGATCCGCGTGCTGCGCGAGAACGTCGTCGTTTTCCAGGGCGAGCTCGAATCGTTGCGCCGCTTCAAGGAACTGGTCGACGAAGTGCGCAACGGCATGGAGTGCGGCATCGGCGTGAAGCAATACAACGACATCAAGGTCGGCGATCAGATCGAGTGCTTCGAACGCACCGAAGTCGCGCGGACCTTGTAA
- the deoC gene encoding deoxyribose-phosphate aldolase — MDMTRTAQRALAALDLTSLNEDDTPSVISALCARAHTRFGSVAAVCVYPEHVALAREYLQRGGGDVRVATVVNFPDGAPDPARAERETRRAIAAGADEIDVVFPWRALIGGDAAVGARVVSDCKAVLPAGALLKVILETGELKDPGLIRRAADIALAHGADFLKTSTGKVPVNATPDAARILLQAILAAKSHCGLKVAGGVRRVADAAAYFDIVDTMMGADWATSARFRIGASGLLDDIVAVCSGTTAAVGKGY, encoded by the coding sequence ATGGACATGACCCGAACCGCGCAACGCGCCCTGGCCGCGCTCGATCTGACCAGTCTGAACGAGGACGACACGCCTTCAGTCATCTCGGCCTTGTGCGCCAGGGCGCACACGCGGTTTGGTTCTGTCGCGGCGGTGTGCGTGTATCCTGAACATGTCGCCTTGGCGCGCGAATATCTGCAGCGCGGCGGCGGTGACGTGCGGGTTGCGACGGTCGTGAACTTTCCCGACGGGGCACCCGATCCGGCACGTGCCGAGCGCGAGACGCGCCGCGCCATCGCTGCCGGAGCCGACGAAATCGATGTGGTGTTCCCGTGGCGTGCACTGATCGGCGGCGATGCTGCGGTCGGTGCGCGCGTCGTGTCCGACTGCAAGGCCGTGCTGCCGGCGGGCGCGCTGCTGAAAGTCATCCTCGAAACCGGGGAACTGAAGGACCCGGGCCTGATCCGGCGCGCCGCCGACATCGCGCTCGCCCACGGGGCCGATTTCCTCAAGACCTCGACCGGCAAGGTGCCGGTGAACGCCACCCCGGACGCTGCACGCATCCTGTTGCAGGCGATCCTCGCTGCGAAATCGCATTGCGGCTTGAAAGTAGCGGGCGGGGTGCGGCGCGTCGCCGATGCCGCCGCCTATTTCGACATCGTCGACACGATGATGGGGGCCGACTGGGCCACATCGGCGCGCTTCCGGATCGGCGCCAGCGGCCTGCTCGACGACATCGTCGCCGTGTGTTCGGGCACGACGGCTGCCGTCGGCAAGGGCTACTGA
- the pnp gene encoding polyribonucleotide nucleotidyltransferase, producing the protein MAKTVKSFKYGNHDVTLETGEIARQASGAVVVKMSDTVVLVSVVGAKSVREGTDFFPLTVDYQEKFYAGGRIPGGFFKREGRPTEKETLTCRLIDRPIRPLFPEEFRNEVQIIATVLSLNPEVDGDIPALIGASAALAISGLPFNGPIGAAKIGYANGQYLLCPTATELKTSQLELVVAGTANAVLMVESEAKMLSEEVMLGAVTHGHKAMQVVIQAINEFAAEAGRKTFEWTPPAKQDALISAITAIIGDRLGAAYKIHDKGQRRDAISVIRKEVQETLKSKCEANGWTSAMIAKEFGDLEYHTMRRSVLDTRIRIDGRDLVTVRPITVRVGVLPRTHGSALFTRGETQALVTTTLGTTRDAQIIDAIEGESKDPFLFHYNFPPFSVGETGRGGGPKRREIGHGRLAKRGVAAVMPSMEAFPYVIRCVSEITESNGSSSMASVCGSSLAMMDAGIPLKAPVAGIAMGLIKEGGDYAVLSDILGDEDHLGDMDFKVAGSSEGISALQMDIKIDGITEEIMKVALNQAKGGRLHILGEMAKGLNAPRAELSDYAPRLLTMKIHPDKIREVIGKGGATIQGITKETGTQIDIQDDGTIIIASVNAAAAQAAKARIESITSDVEPGRIYEGKVAKLMDFGAFVTIAPGKDGLVHVSQISNERVEKVSDKLKEGDIVKVKVLEVDKQGRIRLSIKAVLEDEAAAG; encoded by the coding sequence GTGGCCAAGACAGTCAAGTCGTTCAAGTACGGTAATCATGATGTCACCCTGGAAACGGGTGAGATCGCCCGCCAAGCCAGCGGGGCGGTGGTGGTCAAGATGTCCGACACGGTGGTACTCGTGTCGGTCGTCGGTGCGAAGTCGGTGCGTGAAGGCACCGATTTCTTCCCGCTGACGGTGGACTACCAGGAAAAATTCTACGCCGGTGGCCGTATCCCCGGCGGCTTCTTCAAGCGTGAAGGTCGCCCGACCGAGAAGGAGACGTTGACCTGTCGCCTGATCGATCGCCCGATCCGTCCGCTGTTCCCGGAAGAATTCCGCAACGAAGTGCAGATCATCGCCACCGTCCTGTCGCTGAATCCGGAAGTGGATGGCGACATCCCGGCGCTGATCGGTGCCTCCGCTGCACTCGCGATCTCCGGTCTGCCGTTCAACGGCCCGATCGGTGCCGCCAAGATCGGTTATGCCAATGGCCAGTACCTGCTGTGCCCGACCGCGACCGAGCTCAAGACGTCGCAGCTCGAACTGGTTGTCGCCGGTACCGCGAACGCAGTGCTGATGGTCGAGTCCGAAGCCAAGATGCTGAGCGAAGAAGTGATGCTCGGCGCCGTCACCCACGGCCACAAGGCGATGCAGGTGGTGATCCAGGCCATCAACGAGTTCGCTGCGGAAGCCGGTCGCAAGACCTTCGAATGGACGCCGCCAGCCAAGCAGGACGCCCTGATCAGTGCGATCACGGCCATCATCGGCGATCGCCTCGGTGCCGCCTACAAGATTCACGACAAGGGTCAGCGTCGCGACGCCATCTCGGTCATCCGCAAGGAAGTCCAGGAAACACTCAAGTCCAAATGTGAAGCCAACGGCTGGACCTCGGCCATGATCGCCAAGGAATTCGGCGATCTCGAGTACCACACCATGCGCCGCTCGGTGCTCGACACCAGGATTCGCATCGATGGCCGCGACCTCGTGACCGTGCGCCCGATCACGGTCCGCGTCGGCGTGCTGCCGCGCACCCACGGATCGGCATTGTTCACTCGCGGTGAAACCCAGGCGCTGGTCACCACCACGCTCGGCACCACGCGCGACGCGCAGATCATCGACGCGATCGAAGGCGAGTCCAAGGACCCGTTCCTGTTCCACTACAACTTCCCGCCGTTCTCGGTCGGTGAAACCGGCCGCGGTGGCGGTCCGAAGCGTCGCGAAATCGGCCACGGCCGACTCGCCAAGCGCGGCGTTGCTGCCGTCATGCCGAGCATGGAAGCATTCCCGTACGTGATCCGCTGCGTCTCGGAAATCACCGAGTCGAACGGCTCGTCCTCGATGGCCTCGGTCTGCGGTTCCTCGCTGGCGATGATGGACGCGGGCATCCCGCTGAAGGCACCGGTTGCGGGCATCGCGATGGGCCTGATCAAGGAAGGCGGCGACTATGCCGTGCTGTCCGACATCCTCGGCGACGAAGACCATCTCGGCGACATGGATTTCAAGGTGGCCGGTAGTTCGGAAGGCATTTCCGCACTGCAGATGGACATCAAGATCGACGGCATCACCGAAGAGATCATGAAGGTCGCGCTGAATCAGGCGAAGGGTGGTCGACTGCACATCCTCGGCGAGATGGCCAAGGGCCTGAACGCGCCGCGTGCGGAATTGTCCGATTACGCGCCGCGCCTGCTGACGATGAAGATCCACCCGGACAAGATCCGCGAAGTGATCGGCAAGGGTGGCGCGACCATCCAGGGCATCACCAAGGAAACCGGCACCCAGATCGATATCCAGGACGATGGCACGATCATCATCGCTTCGGTCAACGCCGCCGCCGCCCAGGCCGCGAAGGCGCGCATCGAATCGATCACGTCCGATGTCGAGCCGGGCCGCATCTACGAAGGCAAGGTCGCCAAGTTGATGGACTTCGGTGCCTTCGTCACGATCGCCCCGGGCAAGGACGGACTCGTGCACGTTTCGCAGATCTCCAACGAGCGCGTCGAGAAGGTCTCGGACAAGCTCAAGGAAGGCGACATCGTCAAGGTCAAGGTGCTCGAAGTCGACAAGCAGGGTCGCATCCGCCTGTCGATCAAGGCCGTGCTCGAAGACGAAGCCGCTGCCGGCTGA
- the deoD gene encoding purine-nucleoside phosphorylase, with protein MGTPHISARPGDFAETVLLPGDPLRAAHIANTLLDEAVEVTRVRAMGGYTGTWHGQRVSVMGTGMGIPSASIYGTELVREFGVKRLIRIGTCGGIAPDLQLGDIVLAQGASTDSGVNRSRFKGMDFAAIASYPLLSAVAEQARRDGVRVRVGNVFSADLFYGPDPTLVDTLAAMNILGIEMEAAGIYGLAAQYGAEALAVCAVSDHLRTHAQWSPEQRQNGLDAMVRLVLDAVVA; from the coding sequence ATGGGCACACCGCACATTTCCGCCCGTCCCGGTGATTTTGCCGAGACCGTGTTGCTGCCGGGCGATCCGTTGCGCGCCGCGCACATCGCGAACACGCTGCTCGATGAGGCCGTCGAAGTGACGCGAGTACGCGCCATGGGCGGCTACACCGGCACCTGGCACGGCCAGCGCGTGTCAGTGATGGGTACCGGCATGGGCATTCCGTCCGCATCGATCTACGGCACCGAACTGGTGCGCGAATTCGGCGTGAAGCGACTGATCCGCATCGGCACCTGTGGCGGCATCGCGCCCGACCTGCAGCTCGGCGACATCGTGCTGGCGCAAGGCGCGAGCACCGATTCCGGCGTCAATCGCTCGCGCTTCAAGGGCATGGATTTCGCCGCGATCGCGAGTTACCCGCTGCTGTCGGCGGTCGCCGAACAGGCGCGCCGAGACGGTGTGCGCGTGCGCGTCGGCAACGTCTTCAGCGCCGACCTGTTTTACGGCCCCGATCCGACCCTCGTCGACACGCTCGCCGCGATGAACATCCTCGGCATCGAGATGGAAGCCGCCGGCATCTACGGCCTCGCCGCCCAGTACGGCGCCGAAGCACTCGCCGTCTGCGCCGTCTCCGACCACCTCCGCACCCACGCCCAGTGGTCCCCCGAGCAACGCCAGAACGGCCTCGATGCGATGGTGCGGCTGGTGTTGGATGCGGTGGTGGCGTAG
- a CDS encoding thymidine phosphorylase: protein MAYAPQSVIADVRDARAPDPAALNEFVRGMADGRTSEGQMAAFAMAVRCRGLSALDTVRLTLAMRDSGERLTQAMLGIDRPLLDKHSTGGVGDAVSLALAPMLAACGAAVPMLSGRGLGHTGGTLDKLGAIPGYTVDADIDAMRRALRAAGCAIVSAGKSLAPADRRLYAVRDVTATVDAMPLIVASILSKKLAVQLDALVLDVKCGSGAFFPARDDAERLARSLVAVANDAGLACSALITDMGEPLVAAVGNATELRAVLDYLRGGVPPPRMHAVCLALGSEVLQRGGLARTLHDARTRLQHALDSGAAAEHFERMVAALGGPDDLILRSDRYLPVAPVHVDVAASEAGTIRAIDARRLGDLVVDLGGGRRHPDDAIDLAVGLDQVRAVGDVVSPGEPLLRLCLRNAEQLEWARARALAAFELGAAAEPVPLVHARIVAEHS, encoded by the coding sequence ATGGCCTATGCCCCGCAATCGGTGATTGCCGACGTGCGCGACGCGCGGGCGCCTGACCCTGCGGCCTTGAACGAATTCGTCCGCGGCATGGCCGACGGCCGCACCAGCGAAGGCCAGATGGCGGCGTTTGCGATGGCCGTTCGTTGTCGCGGACTTTCGGCGCTGGATACGGTGCGCCTGACGCTGGCGATGCGCGACAGCGGCGAGCGCCTGACGCAAGCCATGCTCGGCATCGACCGGCCCCTGCTCGACAAGCATTCGACCGGTGGTGTCGGCGATGCGGTGAGCCTGGCCTTGGCGCCGATGCTCGCCGCCTGTGGCGCGGCGGTACCGATGCTGAGCGGTCGCGGGCTGGGCCATACCGGCGGAACGCTGGACAAGCTCGGCGCGATTCCCGGATACACCGTCGATGCCGACATCGATGCGATGCGTCGTGCATTGCGTGCGGCCGGTTGCGCCATCGTCAGCGCCGGCAAGTCGCTGGCGCCAGCCGACCGACGCCTGTACGCGGTGCGCGACGTCACCGCGACGGTCGATGCCATGCCCTTGATCGTGGCATCGATCCTGTCCAAGAAGCTCGCGGTCCAGCTCGATGCGCTGGTGCTTGATGTCAAATGCGGCAGTGGTGCGTTCTTTCCGGCACGTGATGATGCCGAGCGCCTCGCGCGCAGCCTGGTGGCGGTCGCGAACGACGCCGGCCTGGCCTGTTCGGCGCTGATCACCGACATGGGCGAGCCCCTCGTGGCGGCGGTGGGCAACGCCACCGAACTGCGCGCCGTGCTCGACTACCTGCGTGGCGGTGTTCCACCGCCACGCATGCATGCGGTCTGCCTGGCGCTGGGCAGCGAAGTCCTGCAACGTGGCGGTCTTGCCCGCACGCTGCATGATGCGCGGACACGGCTGCAGCACGCCTTGGACAGCGGTGCGGCGGCGGAGCATTTCGAGCGCATGGTGGCCGCGCTGGGTGGGCCGGACGACTTGATCTTGCGGTCCGATCGATATCTGCCCGTGGCGCCCGTCCATGTCGATGTCGCGGCCAGTGAAGCCGGCACGATTCGCGCGATCGATGCGCGCCGACTGGGCGACCTCGTCGTCGATCTCGGTGGTGGCCGTCGCCATCCCGATGATGCGATCGACCTGGCCGTCGGGCTGGATCAGGTACGCGCGGTCGGCGATGTCGTGTCGCCGGGCGAGCCGCTGCTGCGCCTGTGCCTGCGCAATGCCGAGCAGCTGGAGTGGGCGAGGGCGCGTGCGCTGGCCGCGTTCGAACTCGGTGCAGCGGCGGAACCGGTGCCGCTGGTCCATGCGCGCATCGTTGCAGAGCACAGCTGA
- the rbfA gene encoding 30S ribosome-binding factor RbfA: protein MRAGFHRTDRISALLRREIGAIVHDAVRDKLIPSVSVSDVEVTRDLAHATVFVTALIGDQGKPAVKELNAAAWEFRRELAQRVELRTVPALHFKYDDSVDRGERIDQLLRDPD, encoded by the coding sequence ATGCGCGCAGGCTTCCACCGTACCGACCGCATCTCGGCGCTGCTGCGCCGGGAAATCGGCGCCATCGTGCATGACGCCGTGCGCGACAAGCTGATCCCGTCGGTATCGGTCTCGGATGTCGAGGTGACGCGGGACCTCGCGCATGCCACGGTTTTCGTCACGGCCCTGATCGGCGATCAGGGCAAGCCGGCCGTGAAGGAATTGAATGCGGCCGCATGGGAATTCCGGCGCGAACTCGCGCAGCGGGTCGAGCTCAGAACCGTGCCGGCCCTGCATTTCAAGTACGACGATTCGGTCGATCGCGGCGAGCGCATCGACCAGCTGCTGCGCGATCCGGACTGA
- a CDS encoding phosphopentomutase, which yields MARALLVVLDSLGIGAAPDADRFGDAGADTFGHIVERCSPRLPNLRALGLHAAHALAQGREPTADERAGPVATWAAMRERSTGKDTTSGHWEMCGVPVTFDWGYFTAREHSFPPALLDALCVRAGLRGVLGNCRASGTEILQRLGAEHIATGQPIVYTSADSVFQIAAHETHFGLDRLYGVCEIARELVDDYRIARVIARPFVGEVAADFKRTGHRHDYAVPPTAPTLLDALVAAGKSVIAIGKVSDIFAGQGISQSIPASGLDALIDTTIRAFRDAPDDSLVFVNLVDFDSEYGHRRDVAGYAAALERFDARLPELMATCRDGDLALFTADHGNDPTWPGSDHTRECVPLLASGGRLRPGDAGLREGFADLGQTLARHFGLAPLAHGRALDCVAND from the coding sequence ATGGCGCGCGCGCTGCTGGTCGTGCTCGATTCCCTCGGCATCGGCGCCGCGCCCGATGCGGACCGATTCGGCGATGCCGGTGCCGACACCTTCGGCCACATCGTCGAGCGATGTTCACCGCGGTTGCCGAATCTGCGTGCACTCGGCCTGCATGCGGCACACGCGCTCGCACAAGGGCGCGAACCGACGGCCGATGAACGCGCCGGTCCCGTCGCGACCTGGGCGGCGATGCGCGAACGATCCACCGGCAAGGACACGACCAGTGGTCACTGGGAGATGTGCGGCGTACCGGTGACCTTCGACTGGGGCTACTTCACTGCCCGCGAACACAGTTTTCCGCCAGCGTTGCTGGATGCGTTGTGCGTGCGCGCCGGATTGCGCGGCGTACTCGGCAATTGTCGGGCCTCGGGCACCGAGATCCTCCAGCGTCTGGGTGCCGAACACATCGCGACCGGACAGCCCATCGTCTACACCTCGGCGGACTCGGTGTTCCAGATCGCCGCACACGAAACCCATTTCGGACTTGACCGGCTGTATGGCGTGTGCGAAATCGCGCGCGAACTGGTCGACGACTACCGGATCGCGCGGGTGATCGCGCGCCCCTTCGTCGGCGAGGTCGCCGCGGACTTCAAGCGCACCGGCCATCGTCATGATTACGCCGTGCCGCCGACGGCACCGACCCTGCTCGATGCGCTGGTCGCTGCCGGCAAGTCGGTCATCGCGATCGGCAAGGTCTCCGACATCTTCGCGGGGCAGGGCATCAGCCAGTCGATTCCGGCCAGTGGCCTCGATGCGCTGATCGACACGACGATCCGAGCGTTTCGCGACGCGCCCGACGACAGTCTGGTGTTCGTGAACCTGGTCGATTTCGATTCCGAATACGGCCATCGCCGCGATGTCGCCGGGTATGCCGCCGCATTGGAACGCTTCGATGCGCGCTTGCCGGAACTCATGGCGACCTGTCGCGACGGCGATCTCGCGCTGTTTACGGCCGACCACGGCAACGACCCGACCTGGCCGGGTTCGGACCATACGCGCGAATGCGTGCCCCTGCTTGCGTCTGGCGGCCGCTTGCGTCCGGGCGATGCCGGCCTGCGCGAGGGTTTCGCCGATCTCGGGCAGACCCTGGCTCGGCACTTCGGCCTCGCGCCGCTTGCCCACGGGCGCGCGCTCGATTGCGTTGCCAACGACTGA
- the truB gene encoding tRNA pseudouridine(55) synthase TruB has translation MHGVVLLDKPIGLSSNAALQRVRRRYERIKAGHAGTLDPLATGMLPIFLGEATKFIQHVISAHKAYRTTIAFGTETATADREGDIVVSEPLPTATRSELDAVLSRFVGRIRQRPPMYSAIKRDGVPMYKLARQGEQVEVPERDVDIEKIEVIGYTPEALELDVTCGSGTYIRSLGVDIGRALGSAAHLAELRRRWVSPFESLPMVTLEILNDCVDPGHFVLPIDRAMAQFPALTLDSAAMTELKFGRRVTGRTESAGRFRLYDPAGGFFGLGQVDTGILRADRLMATG, from the coding sequence GTGCACGGCGTCGTCCTGCTCGACAAGCCGATCGGACTGAGTTCGAACGCGGCCTTGCAGCGCGTCCGTCGGCGTTACGAGCGCATCAAGGCCGGTCATGCCGGCACGCTGGATCCGCTCGCGACCGGCATGTTGCCGATCTTTCTCGGCGAGGCGACCAAGTTCATCCAGCACGTGATCTCGGCGCACAAGGCCTACCGGACCACGATCGCGTTCGGGACGGAGACCGCCACAGCGGATCGGGAAGGCGACATCGTCGTCAGCGAGCCATTGCCGACGGCGACGCGCAGCGAACTCGATGCCGTGCTGTCGCGCTTCGTCGGCCGCATCCGCCAGCGTCCGCCGATGTATTCGGCGATCAAGCGCGACGGGGTGCCGATGTACAAGCTGGCGCGCCAGGGCGAGCAGGTCGAGGTACCGGAACGCGATGTCGACATCGAGAAGATCGAGGTGATCGGGTATACGCCCGAAGCGCTTGAGCTCGACGTCACCTGCGGCTCCGGCACCTATATTCGCAGTCTCGGGGTCGATATCGGCCGCGCGCTCGGTTCGGCGGCGCATCTGGCGGAACTGCGGCGGCGCTGGGTCAGTCCGTTCGAATCGCTGCCGATGGTGACGCTGGAAATACTGAACGACTGCGTCGATCCCGGCCACTTCGTGCTGCCGATCGACCGCGCCATGGCTCAGTTTCCGGCCCTGACGCTGGACAGTGCTGCAATGACCGAGTTGAAGTTCGGACGTCGCGTCACCGGACGGACCGAATCGGCCGGGCGCTTTCGCCTGTACGACCCGGCGGGCGGTTTCTTCGGGTTGGGCCAGGTCGACACCGGCATCCTGCGCGCCGACCGATTGATGGCAACCGGATGA